The nucleotide sequence CCGGGAGGTTCTCAAGCGCGGAACCTTCCTGCTTCACGTGAAGTCCTTTGCGGAGGGTGTGTCCATCTGCAACGCCTTCGCCCCGGAGCACCTTTCGCTCATCACCGCGGAGGAGGACCGCTGGCTGCCGCTCATCCGCACCTGCGGAGCGATCTATCTGGGCAACGACTCTCCCGTTGCCGTCGGAGACTTCCTTGCGGGTCCCAGCCACACCCTGCCAACGGGGGGATCCGGCCGTTCATTCTCCGGCATCCGGGCGGACCAGTTCCAGCGCCGTACCAGCATCGTCCGTCTGGACAAGGAATCCGTCAGGAAATCGCTTCCGGTCGTGGAGGAATTTTCCCGCATCGAAGGCTTGGACGCCCACGGCAGATCCACAGCCATCCGGCTGGAAAAGTAAACGCGGCGGCGGGCGCTCACCTGCGGTCGAAATGGAACACCGGCGAATAGTCGTGCCGGTGGCCCCGGACTTCCTGACGGAGGATTTCAGCTGCGGTCACGCTGTAGGTGATGCCGTTTCCTCCGAAGCCGAGTGCGAAGAGGCATAGCGGGTGCTTCCGATAGGGCCCGATGAAAGCCAGCCCGTCATGGGTCTCGCCAAAGGTGCCCGCCCATGAATGGGAAATTTCCATTCCGCTTTCCGGAAACATCCCGTTGAACCGGTCCGCCAGCCGCGCGCTTTTCCTGGGAATGAGTTTGTCGCGGGCGGTGGCATTCCGGAATGGAACATCTTCCCCTCCCATGATCGCCCGGCCACCGGCCTCGGTCCGCAGGTAGAAATAGGGTCTCGCGGATTCCCACAGCAGACAGCTTTTCCACCACCGTTGGTATTCTTCCAGCGGTTCCGACGCCGCAGCGAAGGAACTTTGCAAATTCACGCAGGAGGCGGTATCAAACAAGGTCTGGGTCTGGTATCCCATCGCAACGATGACCCTCTTCGCCCGGATGGTGGAGGAGCGGTCGGTTCTGACAAGAACTCCGGATTTGTCGATGTCCAACCTCGTGACGCGGGTGCGGTCGAAAATCCTGCCGCCACGGCGCGCCACCGTTTTCAGCAGGCCGATCGTCAAGCGGTAGGCATCCACTTCCGCAGCCTGTGCCGAGCACAGCGCTCCGGGTCTTGAGAATCCGAGCAGGGATTTCACGTCGCTTTCGCCCCAGTCTTCGACTTCGATCCCGATGGCGCGTCTGGCCTCGCTTTCCTCCCTCAGGATCGGGACATGTCCCTTCACGGACGCCAGATAGACGCTTGGCTTCCGCGTGAAGGCACAGTCTTCCAGACCGAGAGAGCGGATTTTCTCTTCGAGAATGTCGATACTTTCGTAGCACGCCTGATAGGCCATGCGCGCGTGGTCAGGGCCATGCAGTTTGATGAGGTCGATGAGATGCGTGTCCACCTCATACTGCAGGAGGGCGGTGCTGGCGCTGGTGCTGCCATGGCCCACATCACACGCGTCCACGATGATGACATCATGGCCGTCCGCCGTGAGAGCCTCGGCAACGCATGCGCCGGTGATGCCCGCGCCCAGGACAATGATGTCGCACGATTGGTCCGAAGCGAGGGGTGGGAAGTCGGCGAGCAGGCCGTTTTTCAACGTCCAGAAGGGATGGTCCGAGGTGAGATCCATGGGTGGAGGGCCTTATGAAAAAACCACCACGGCAAGACCTGGCGAGGCCGGACCGGGTGGTGGTTGTGTTTGAGGTGGAGATTGGCTGTTTCAGCCGCCGATCTCGTCTTCCGGTTCATACCTGCGGGTTTCATCGGTTTGTCTGTTCTGGCAAAGCGAATAAACGCCGTAGGCAAGCACTCCGACCAGCAACGCCCCGCCGATCCAGCCGGCGGACTGACGGGGAGGATGTCCCCGGAAATCCCGCAGGCGCGAGGCCGCGTAGGCACCACCGGCAGCGAGCTGGCTCTTCGCCTGGTCAGCCAGTTCGCGTGCCCCGTTGGGGAGGGTCTTCTTGGTGGTGTGGGACAGCAGGCTGCCTACGTCCTCCCGGAGGTGGAAGATGTCGTCACGGACGCGGTTGAGCAGGTTGGAGGCCCTTCTGTCGTTGAATAAGGATGAATTCATGGTTCTGAGGAAACGGGTTGATGAGGAAATTGGTTCAAGGGGTCTTGCCACGGAGCGCACGCGCCAACGCGGAGACTACCAATAGGACGAGGAACACGAAGAACAGGATCTGTGCGATCGAGGATGCGGTTCCGGCGATGCCCCCGAAGCCGAGGATCCCGGCGATGAGAGCGAGTATGAGGAATGTGAGTGCCCAGCTTAACATGACTTTGATTTTCTATTGCCGGAGTGGATCTGAGGCTGGCGGTGACCCGGCTTGTCCCCGCCCGCCATGGTGTGAGAATTACGGATTCAAGACGGATTCGAAGGTGCGGATGGCTTCTTCAAGCTCGGTGGCCACGTCAGTGATGATGGCGGCATGGTTCGCATCCAGGTTTCCATGGGTGAGAACGTCGTGGATGGTTCGGGAAAGCTCCTTTTCGCCCCTCACGCACTCGGCCAGCACGGCTTTCAGCTCGTCGTCGGTCATGAGAGCCCGGGCCAGCATCCACCAACGGTGGAGCGTCGCTTCCGGACTGCTTTCGGAATCCACCTTTTCCCCTTGGTTCAGAATGAGGGTGGAAACGTGACGGACGATGAGTTGGCGCCGATCTGCGATTTCGAGAAATGCTTCGGCAAAGGAGGGAGATGATACCACCGCAGCCGCCTGTTGGTAGCCATGGTAGGAATCGATGTAACGGGTGAGAACGTGTTGTAACTCAGCGGCATCTTTGACCGGACGATCTTCAAGCGTAAGCATGAAAAGCTTTTCGCAGGAACGGTGCCAAGCCGTCGCGGACGGCTAACGCTATGATTATCAATAGGGTGACTATTTTATCACGTGCGCAGCGTGCCCATTGGCCGTGCAGATCGCTTCGATGTGTGCAAAATGCAATAAATCCTTGATTTCCCAAAAGCAAATCGGGGATTTCGGGCGATTTGCGCTATCTGCCTACCGCATGGAGCGGTTGCCTTAGCCCTGCCGTCGGGTTTCCAACAGACGCGTCGAAACAATTTGGTTCACCAGCTCCGTCACCTCATCAAGGGAACCTCCACACGGGATGACTTCGACAAATGGTTCTTCGCGAAGGCTGAGGAAAACATCCCGGCAGTGCTGGAGGTTCTCCCGTTTTTCGAATTCGTTCGCGACATCGCCGCGCGCACCGATGCGGAGGAGGGCCGCGTCCACATCCAGATCCATCACGAGAAGCAGATCCGGTACCGGGGCGAAGAGTTCGTTCCGCTTGCGGATTTCCTGCGGATCGAATCCCCGGGAACTCTGGTAGGCCATGGTGGAGAAATAGTAGCGGTCCAGGATCACGACTTTCCCCGCGGCCAGCGACGGTCTGATGAGTTCTTCCACATGTTCACGCCGGTCGTTGAGGAAATACTCGAGTTCCTCTTCGGGAGAAAGCCGTCCGGTGGCGGCGGACTCGCGGACTTTCCGGCCCCAGGGTCCGGCGGTGGGTTCGCGGCTGAGCACCACCTCGCGGCCCTGGGCGGTGAGCCAGGCGCCGAGACGTGCCACCTGGGTGGACTTGCCAGTACCATCGATCCCCTCGATGACGATGAAGAATCCGTCCGGCATGTCTTTACAGGTAGCGGGATTTGAGGTGGGCCAGATAAGCGTCCGTGGAAGGCGCGGTGCCGGTGGCGGAGCGGATCAGTTCCGCCGGATCGAGCGTGGCGCCATGGGCATGCACGGATTTTCCCAGCCAGTCCAACAACGGCAGGTAATGCGCCTTGCCAATGGCGTCGGCAATGGCCTGCTGTTTCCCTGCGGCGGCGAAGAGCTGGGCTGAATTGATGTTTCCGAGCGTATAGGTGGCGAAGTAGCCGAGCCCACCCATCGACCAGTGGATGTCCTGCAGGCAGCCGTGGCGGTCGTCCTCCGGCGCGAAGCCGAAGAGTTCGCGGAAGCTTTCGTTCCAAGCGGCGGGCACGTCCTTGACCGCGAGTTTGCCGCTGACCATGCGCCGCTCCAGCTCGAAACGCAGCAGGATGTGCAGGTCGTAGGTGGCCTCATCCGCCTCGACACGGATGGGAGAGAATTCGGCGCGCCAGAGGTAGCGGAGGAATTTTTCCAGCGGGAATCCGGCGAGTTGGGGGAAGGTGCCCTGTGCCACGGGATACCAATGCTCCCAGAACTCCCGCGAACGCCCGACGTGGTTTTCCCACAGCCGCGACTGGGACTCGTGGATGCCCAGCGAGACCGCGCTGCCGGATGGCAGTCCGAAGTCATCCTGAGGCAGTCCTTGTTCGTAAAGTCCGTGTCCCGCCTCGTGCAGGACGCCGAAGAGTGACGAGGTGAAATCCGACTCCATGTAGCGCGTGGTGAGGCGGATGTCCCTCGGTCCGAGGGTGGTGCAGAACGGGTGCGTCGTGGTGTCGATGCGACCCGCATCAAAATCGAATCCGATGGACGCGGCGATGCGCGCGTTGAAATGCTGCTGGGCGGCGACGGGATAAGGGCCGGGAGGCAGCGAGGGGGCGTGTGAAGCGGAATGCTCGACCGCTCCCGCAGAGATTTCCCGCAGGGAAGGCCGCATTTCGTCGAACAACCGGGCGACAGCGGCGGTGCTGGTTCCGCGTTCGTAGCCGTCCAGCAACGCGTCGTAGGGTTCGTCCGCGTATCCCCACAGATCCGCTTTTTCGCGGGCGATGCCGAGCAAGGTTTCCAAATGCGGGGCGAAGGTGGAGAAATCCGACCGCTCGCGGGCGTCCGCCCACGCGTGCTTCGCGAGCGAACTGGCCACCGAGTCACGGGCGACGAGTTCCACCGTCAGCTTCGTCGCGCGGTCGAACTCGCGGCGCATCTCCCGGAGATTGGCGGTTTTTTTGAAATCGGAGCCATCATCAGCCGCCTCGGCCTCTTCGAGATCCCTCCTCCATGCATCGGACGTGGAGAGTTCGTGGGCGCGTGAGGAGAGCCATGCGAGCTGATCCGCACGGTGCTTCGCGGCGGCTTCCGGCAGGTAGGTTTCCTGGTCCCAGCCGATGACGGCGGCGGACGAGTTGATGACCGCAAGCTCGCGGGCTTTTTCAAAAATCGGCATGCGGGGTTTCTGAATGAATCCCGCCGCGAGGCAAAGCCGGAAAATGGGGATTTGTGGGAAGACTTACGAGGAGCCACAGGTCATTCGACCCGGTTGCCTCCGCACGGCGTTACCGCAGGAACCGGCGGCGGACGTCTTCAGGGACGTTGTTCGCGGCGACCCATTGTTTCACTGCGGCAGCGTCCCGCTGCGACCATTCACCGAGCATGCGGTAATAGAGACGGCGTTGTTGGTCGGGATTCGCGACGCCTTGGATCCATGCGGCGGACTGCTCGGGAGCGCGGGTGTTGCAGCTCCAGACGAACTCCTCGACGACGTTGTCGTAGCCCGGTGTGCCTGCGAGCGTGGCGACCCATTTCGCGGTCTGGGTGATCTTGTTCATGTCGCCTGAGGACATGGCGGGGATGATGCCCCGGGCGGCCTCGCCCCGGGCTTCCGGTTGGAGGGATTTCAGCCAGAGGGCGGCCTCGTCAGGATCTTTCGAAGCGAGGGCCTGGGCGACGCCGCGGGCGGCGCGGATCTGGTCCTCGCCCGCGTTCATGGAAGCGAGCCATTTCGCGGCGTCCTCGGGATTTTTCTGGGCGAGCCGCTCGGCGATCATGGCGACGAATCCGCCCCGCAACGCATCGTCCTTGATGGTGGCGGGGTAGTTTTTCGCCGCATCGATGCCTTGGAGGAACAACGCGTCCGTGATCGCACCCGCGGCATATCCGCGCTCGTCGCTGCGTGGCATTTCCTCCGCGAGGCGGGTGGCGGAGGTCAGGTCGTTGCCTGCGATACCCCGGATGATGGAGGCCATGTAGGGATTCGGCCCCTCGCCGGTGAAGTTCGCCTTGGCCCATGCCTCGGCGGCGGCCGGGTCGTTGCCCGCCCAGGTTTCGAGAATGGTTCCGCGGCCGCGGCCTTCGCCGTTCTTACCGACGTATTCGAGCGCGGCAAGCGGGTCGAGCTTGGCCCATCCCTGCAGGATGAGGCCGAATTCGCCACGCGAATTGCCGAGATGGTCGAGATTGCGGAATTGTTCCGCGACGGCGGCGAACTGGTCAGGGCCGAGCTTTTCGATCATATCCATCAACGCGCGCTGGCGGGAAAAGGCATCCGTCATCTTCACAATCCCGCCGAGCTGCTCGACGGGGTCGATTCTGGGCCTGCCCGAGGGACCGCGGTCGGAATCGCGAGTTTTTCCCTCGCGGTCGGTTTCGGCACTCCCGGATGATCCATCAGCACCGCGGGATGAGGAACGGGTGGAAAGAGCGGCTGTCCCACCACCTGTTCCGTCAGCGCCGGTCTCGCGAAAACTGTTCGCGATCATGGCTGCCGCGATGCCTACGGAAAACACGGCTCCGTGGGTGAAGATGAGGTTAGAGCGGTTCATGACAGGAGTTACGGAGTAGGGGATGCGGATGTTTCACTTCACGGCGGTCACCATGATAGCGTGTTCGGCGGGTTGTTTTGCTTCGGAAATCGCTTTTTCCAACGGTGTCCGGGCTTTCTCCGTGAGCGCGAAGGCAGCCTCGGCATCCGCAGCACCTTCCGGACCATGGATGATGCTCTTGATCTGGCGTGTCTCATATTCCTGCTTTTTGGAAACGGCGTCCCAGATTTTTTTAAACACCGGAACCAGCGGATTGTTGTCGAAGTCCTTGGCGAGGTTCACCCCGGCGGCGAGGTCCTTGGCGGTGTAAGTGCGGCTCTGGTCTCCCCAGGTCACGGTGTATGACTCGGCTTTGGGGGAGGTGACACGGAAGAGAAAACGGTTCAGCTCGTCATCGAAGGGCACCAGCGCCATGCCCGCGCGGATGGAATCGTCTTTATCCGTCGCTCCCGGCCCGGGGCAGAAGGGCAGGCGGGTGCTGCGGAGGGTGATCTTCCCCCCGATGGAGGTGAGGACCTCGTGACCGTTCGCGGCGGTGGCTTTGCCGCTGGTTTCGTCGTAGCTCACGGCGCCGAGGTTTCCATCGACGCCCAGTCCCTTGAGAAATCCGTAGGCCATGATGACCTGTCCGGCCCACGCCGGGTGGACGCCGTCTTTTCCTGCGACCTTGAAGTCCGGGCCGAACTGTTTTTCCGCGTTGAAATCAGCGAGCAGCATGGGACGGTAGAGATCCGCGAAAGCGGCGTTCTTCGCCTTGGCGATTTCCACGTTGATGTTCCGGAAGCGGGAAAGGCTCAGGTTCAGGTCCTGCTGGGTGCCGGCGGCGGATTTCACCCAGTGTGGCACGGAGTCGATGATTCCGGGCGAGCCGATCACCACGCGGCAGCCGGATTCCTGGAAGACGGTGACGATGGCCGTCTGGTTCTTCCGGTATTCCGCGGCAATCCCGTCCTCGTAGGGGACGTAGCGGAAGTCGTTCATCCCATAGCAGGTCGTGGCCACGGTGGGCTTGAAGCGCAGCACGTCGTTTTTCATGCGCCCGAGGAAGCCACCCGCCTGCTCGCCGCTCCAGCCATACTGGCGGCAGGTGATTTCCAACTCCGGGTAGCTGGCGGTCAGGTAGGATTCGAGCAGGACCGAGTAGAGTTTCTGCTCGGTGATGGAGTCGCCGCAGATGGCGATGCGATCGCCTTTTTTCAGGAAAGGGGAAGCGGTATCCGGAGCCGGTTCCAGCACGTAGGCGGAAAGCTCCGCAGGCAGCGGAGGCAGTTCCCGGGCGGTGAGGGGCAGGACGGAAACAAACGGCAGTAACCAGGCGGCGCGGATCATGTGGCGTAAACGATCCCGGCCCCGCTCATTTTACAAGTGAATCGTGCGGAAGGCGTTTTATTCCTCCGTCATTTCGATATTCAATCGAAGAACTCGAGTTGCTCGACCTCCTGCGGGTCAGTGAAGCGCACGCCGACCCCGAGGAGTCTCACCGCCCGGGCGTTTCCGCGTTTCCAGGCTTCAGCGAGGAGGTCTTCGAAAACCGAAATGTCCACCACGTGCCCGGCGCGTTCGGCGGTGGTGCGGTCGAAGTCCGCGAATTTCATTTTCACCACCAACGAACGGATGGTGCGGTCCGAGTGGGACTTCGCGAGATCTTCCAGCAGTCCCTCGATCATGCCACGCATCGGCGGGATGAGGGCTGGCAGCGTGGTGATGTTTTCGGAAAAGGTCGTCTCGCTGCTCACCGATTTCCGGGTGCGGTCGGGCGTGACGGCGCGGTCGTCCATCCCCCGGCACAGGTGCCACAGCTCGATGCCCCATTTCCCGAAACGCTGGGAAAGCTCGATCTGGTCGAGCTTCTGCAGGTCCCCGCATGTTTCGATGCCGAGCACGGTGAGTTTCTCACGCATCTTTTTCCCCACGCCCCAGATACGTCCGACGGGCAGCTTTTCGAGAAACGCCGGGATCTCCTCCTCGGTCACCTGTTTCTGACCGTTCGGCTTGTGCCAGTCGGAGGCGATCTTGGCGATGAGTTTGTTGGGAGCGATCCCGGCGGAGGCGGTGAGTCCGGTTTCTTCAAAAATCTGAGCGCGGATCTCACGGGCCACCGCGGCACCGTTGGACTCCAGGTGCGAGACATCGAGGTAGGCCTCGTCCAGCGAGAGCGGCTCGATGAGGTCGGTGAACCGTCCGAAAATGGCACGGATCCGGGAGCTGACCGAGCGGTAAAGATCGAACCTCACCGGCACGAGGATGAGCTGCGGACAAAGTTCGAGCGCCTTGAAGACAGGCATCGCGGAGCGGCAGCCGTATTTGCGGGCCTCGTAGTTCGCCGTGGTCAGCACGCCGCGCCGCTCGCCACCGCCCACGCCCACGGGCTTGCCGCGCAAGGCGGGGTTCTCCCGTTCCTCGATGGCGGCGTAGAAGCAGTCCATGTCGATGTGGATGATTTTTCTCAAGCGGCGGGCACAGTGTCGGCTGCGGAGGCGGGATGCGCCACAGCAAATCCGGGAACCCCGGGATTTTCAACGCGGCTGCGGCGGTGTCGCGATACGCCGGGGGGACGCATGCGGGGACTGTCATTTCGGAGTGGAGAAAACGGCGGGTGCGGTCATGTTTGAGGCACGATGAACTTGCCGATCACTGGAGGATGCATTTGCGGGGCGGTGCGATACGAGAGCACGGCGGAACCGGTGCTGATGTTGAAATGCCACTGTCGCGACTGCCAGCGGATCACGGGCGGACCTTATGTGCCTGTGGTTGTTTTCCCCTATCCGGCGTTCCGGCTGACACAGGGAGAGGTCCGGCGGCATTCCACCGCGACCGAGGGTGGAGGACATAATGTGCGCGGGTTTTGTCCGGAGTGCGGTTCCCGGCTGACGGGCGCGGAAAATGCGGAACGGGGCATCATCGGCGTGGTGGCGTCGAGTCTCGACGATCCGGCCATTTTCCAGCCGAAGTTCGAGATATACGTGGAAGATGCCCAGCCGTGGGATTTCATGGACTCCTCGACGCGCAAATTTTCCGGACATTTTTCGAAAAAGCCGGAGGCCGACACTCCATGAGCTTGTTGACCTATCCCGAAATCTTCAGCAGTCTTGGTGAGGATTTTGGAGAATCCGCGAAAAAATGCAGTCATCCCTTCCCGAACAGATCGAATCCGAACGTCTCGTCATCCGGGTGGCACGACCGGGAGATGGGGCGGTCTTCAACGCCGCCATTCTCGGATCGCTTGAAAGTCTCGCGCCGTGGCTGGCCTGGGTCACTCCACCGCCCACCCTCGAACAGTCGGAAAATTCCTGTCGCCAGGCTCATGCGAGATTTCTGCTGAACGAGGATCTGATGGCATTCTTTTTCCTCAAGGTGGACGGTTCCCTTGTCGGAGGCAGCGGTCTGCACGATGCGGACTGGGATCTCAGGCATTTCGAAATGGGATACTGGGGGAATTCGAAATACGCGGGACTTGGACTGATGACGGAAGGGGTTTCGGCACTGGCTGGCCACGCGCTGGGATCCTTGGGTGCCTCACGGGTTTTCCTCACCACCGATGACAGGAACGTGGCGAGCTGGAAACTGGCGGAAAGGGTGGGATTCGAACTGGAGGGCACCATGAGAAACGAACGCAGGAACCTCGCGGGTGCGCTGCGGAACACACGGGTCTATTCC is from Luteolibacter yonseiensis and encodes:
- a CDS encoding NAD(P)/FAD-dependent oxidoreductase — encoded protein: MDLTSDHPFWTLKNGLLADFPPLASDQSCDIIVLGAGITGACVAEALTADGHDVIIVDACDVGHGSTSASTALLQYEVDTHLIDLIKLHGPDHARMAYQACYESIDILEEKIRSLGLEDCAFTRKPSVYLASVKGHVPILREESEARRAIGIEVEDWGESDVKSLLGFSRPGALCSAQAAEVDAYRLTIGLLKTVARRGGRIFDRTRVTRLDIDKSGVLVRTDRSSTIRAKRVIVAMGYQTQTLFDTASCVNLQSSFAAASEPLEEYQRWWKSCLLWESARPYFYLRTEAGGRAIMGGEDVPFRNATARDKLIPRKSARLADRFNGMFPESGMEISHSWAGTFGETHDGLAFIGPYRKHPLCLFALGFGGNGITYSVTAAEILRQEVRGHRHDYSPVFHFDRR
- a CDS encoding DUF1328 domain-containing protein — protein: MLSWALTFLILALIAGILGFGGIAGTASSIAQILFFVFLVLLVVSALARALRGKTP
- a CDS encoding PA2169 family four-helix-bundle protein encodes the protein MLTLEDRPVKDAAELQHVLTRYIDSYHGYQQAAAVVSSPSFAEAFLEIADRRQLIVRHVSTLILNQGEKVDSESSPEATLHRWWMLARALMTDDELKAVLAECVRGEKELSRTIHDVLTHGNLDANHAAIITDVATELEEAIRTFESVLNP
- the tmk gene encoding dTMP kinase, whose product is MPDGFFIVIEGIDGTGKSTQVARLGAWLTAQGREVVLSREPTAGPWGRKVRESAATGRLSPEEELEYFLNDRREHVEELIRPSLAAGKVVILDRYYFSTMAYQSSRGFDPQEIRKRNELFAPVPDLLLVMDLDVDAALLRIGARGDVANEFEKRENLQHCRDVFLSLREEPFVEVIPCGGSLDEVTELVNQIVSTRLLETRRQG
- a CDS encoding carboxypeptidase M32; this encodes MPIFEKARELAVINSSAAVIGWDQETYLPEAAAKHRADQLAWLSSRAHELSTSDAWRRDLEEAEAADDGSDFKKTANLREMRREFDRATKLTVELVARDSVASSLAKHAWADARERSDFSTFAPHLETLLGIAREKADLWGYADEPYDALLDGYERGTSTAAVARLFDEMRPSLREISAGAVEHSASHAPSLPPGPYPVAAQQHFNARIAASIGFDFDAGRIDTTTHPFCTTLGPRDIRLTTRYMESDFTSSLFGVLHEAGHGLYEQGLPQDDFGLPSGSAVSLGIHESQSRLWENHVGRSREFWEHWYPVAQGTFPQLAGFPLEKFLRYLWRAEFSPIRVEADEATYDLHILLRFELERRMVSGKLAVKDVPAAWNESFRELFGFAPEDDRHGCLQDIHWSMGGLGYFATYTLGNINSAQLFAAAGKQQAIADAIGKAHYLPLLDWLGKSVHAHGATLDPAELIRSATGTAPSTDAYLAHLKSRYL
- a CDS encoding SGNH/GDSL hydrolase family protein gives rise to the protein MIRAAWLLPFVSVLPLTARELPPLPAELSAYVLEPAPDTASPFLKKGDRIAICGDSITEQKLYSVLLESYLTASYPELEITCRQYGWSGEQAGGFLGRMKNDVLRFKPTVATTCYGMNDFRYVPYEDGIAAEYRKNQTAIVTVFQESGCRVVIGSPGIIDSVPHWVKSAAGTQQDLNLSLSRFRNINVEIAKAKNAAFADLYRPMLLADFNAEKQFGPDFKVAGKDGVHPAWAGQVIMAYGFLKGLGVDGNLGAVSYDETSGKATAANGHEVLTSIGGKITLRSTRLPFCPGPGATDKDDSIRAGMALVPFDDELNRFLFRVTSPKAESYTVTWGDQSRTYTAKDLAAGVNLAKDFDNNPLVPVFKKIWDAVSKKQEYETRQIKSIIHGPEGAADAEAAFALTEKARTPLEKAISEAKQPAEHAIMVTAVK
- the dinB gene encoding DNA polymerase IV translates to MRKIIHIDMDCFYAAIEERENPALRGKPVGVGGGERRGVLTTANYEARKYGCRSAMPVFKALELCPQLILVPVRFDLYRSVSSRIRAIFGRFTDLIEPLSLDEAYLDVSHLESNGAAVAREIRAQIFEETGLTASAGIAPNKLIAKIASDWHKPNGQKQVTEEEIPAFLEKLPVGRIWGVGKKMREKLTVLGIETCGDLQKLDQIELSQRFGKWGIELWHLCRGMDDRAVTPDRTRKSVSSETTFSENITTLPALIPPMRGMIEGLLEDLAKSHSDRTIRSLVVKMKFADFDRTTAERAGHVVDISVFEDLLAEAWKRGNARAVRLLGVGVRFTDPQEVEQLEFFD
- a CDS encoding GFA family protein gives rise to the protein MNLPITGGCICGAVRYESTAEPVLMLKCHCRDCQRITGGPYVPVVVFPYPAFRLTQGEVRRHSTATEGGGHNVRGFCPECGSRLTGAENAERGIIGVVASSLDDPAIFQPKFEIYVEDAQPWDFMDSSTRKFSGHFSKKPEADTP
- a CDS encoding GNAT family N-acetyltransferase; translated protein: MQSSLPEQIESERLVIRVARPGDGAVFNAAILGSLESLAPWLAWVTPPPTLEQSENSCRQAHARFLLNEDLMAFFFLKVDGSLVGGSGLHDADWDLRHFEMGYWGNSKYAGLGLMTEGVSALAGHALGSLGASRVFLTTDDRNVASWKLAERVGFELEGTMRNERRNLAGALRNTRVYSRIPSNV